One window from the genome of Gambusia affinis linkage group LG14, SWU_Gaff_1.0, whole genome shotgun sequence encodes:
- the LOC122843853 gene encoding gastrula zinc finger protein XlCGF57.1-like codes for MSSVQLEREFINEQLTAVEETFAEIKEIIVKEEEMDEQHRLLDFSRTSQTLLHGKDDLRDYVWKEEQQLCKQESDSSLDQEEPEPLQIKEEQQEPVHSWIKEEVLEIFIGEQGEQLELKQETEDTFLLTPSHRENYYTEPEQMRDKIISEDFNDTKNQVQEGTHQKDSGSKQDKVSKPNKRCQKTIKSKNCANSKPERHGNLCSCKLCGDFLPQNSNLAQNLNYHTSEKRFPCATCGKSYINKGHLTVHMRIHTGERPFKCLSCEKSFTTKPFLEAHVRVHTGEKPFSCTICGKSFTQKGNLTTHMRLHTDERPFSCDACEKTFKRKDSLNEHMRVHTGKKPFVCKTCGKHFNRRYLLMVHTRIHTGDKPFKCLSCGKRFTTKPVLEAHVRIHTGEKPFSCMICGKDFTDKGHLTNHIKCHTDERPFPCNTCGKTFRSKHSLKEHIRIHTGEKPFLCVTCGKRFNQKNQLKVHIRSHTGEKPFLCITCGKGFNQKHQLIVHTRSHTGEKPFLCVTCGNAFSDGSSLKAHFMTHTNEKPFQFVTCGKSLINKSQLTVNMRTHKEERLFKCLFCGKNFTRKSVFDEHVRIHTGEKPFTCMVCGKGFTQKGNLTSHMAHHTDERPFSCNSCEKTFKRKDSLNKHMRVHTDEKPQEST; via the exons atgtcttcagtccAGCTTGAACGAGAGTTTATCAACGAGCAGCTAACTGCTGTTGAGGAAACATTCGCGGAGATTAAGGAAATAATCGTTaaagaggaagagatggatgaGCAGCACCGACTGCTGGATTTCTCCCGGACATCCCAGACCCTTTTACACGGGAAAG ATGACCTACGGGATTATGTGTggaaagaggagcagcagctctgtaAGCAGGAGAGTGATTCCAGTTTGgaccaggaggaaccagaacctctgcagattaaagaagagcagcaggaacCAGTACATTCATGGATTAAAGAGGAAGTATTGGAGATCTTCATAGGTGAGCAAGGAGAGCAGCTTGAGCTGAAGCAGGAGACTGAAGATACATTTTTGTTGACTCCTTCACACAGAGAAAATTACTACACTGAACCGGAACAAATGAGAGACAAAATAATCTCTGAGGACTTCAATGATACCAAGAACCAGGTTCAAGAAGGAACCCATCAGAAAGACTCAGGATCAAAGCAAGATAAAGTGTCGAAACCAAATAAGAGATGTCAGAAAACCATAAAGAGTAAAAACTGTGCAAATTCAAAACCAGAACGACATGGCAATTTGTGTTCTTGTAAGTTATGTGGTGATTTTTTACCTCAAAATAGTAACTTGGCTCAGAACTTGAATTATCACACAAGTGAGAAGCGTTTTCCATGTgcaacatgtggaaaaagttacatAAACAAAGGACATTTAACTgttcacatgagaattcacactgGTGAGAGACCTTTCAAATGTCTGTCTTGTGAAAAAAGCTTCACTACAAAACCTTTTCTTGAGGCGCATGTCAGAGtccacacaggtgagaagcctttctcttgcACCATTTGTGGCAAAAGTTTTACTCAAAAAGGTAATTTGACTACTCACATGAGGCTTCATACAGATGAAAGGCCTTTTTCCTGTGATGCCTGTGAAAAgactttcaaaagaaaagattcACTAAATGAACACATGAGGGTACATACAGGTAAGAAGCCATTTGTGTGCAAGACATGTGGAAAACACTTTAATCGACGATATCTGTTGATGGTTCACACAAGAATTCACACTGGTGATAAGCCTTTCAAATGTCTGTCCTGTGGAAAACGTTTTACTACAAAACCTGTTCTTGAAGCACATGtcagaattcacacaggtgagaagcctttctcttgtaTGATTTGTGGCAAAGACTTCACTGACAAAGGTCATTTGACCAATCACATAAAGTGTCACACAGATGAAAGGCCTTTTCCTTGTAATACTTgtggaaaaacattcagatcaaAACATTCATTGAAAGAACATATAAGAATTCACACCGGTGAGAAGCCCTTTCTgtgtgtgacctgtggaaaaaggtTTAATCAAAAAAATCAGTTAAAGGTTCACATAAGAAGTCATACAGGCGAGAAGCCGTTTCTGTGCATTACCTGTGGGAAGGGATTTAATCAAAAACACCAGTTAATTGTTCACACAAGAAGCCATACGGGTGAGAAGCCCTTTTTGTGCGTAACTTGTGGGAATGCATTCAGCGACGGCAGTAGCTTAAAAGCTCACTTCATGACGCACACAAATGAGAAACCTTTCCAATTTGTGACGTGTGGGAAAAGTTTGATTAATAAAAGTCAGTTAACGGTTAACATGAGAACTCACAAGGAAGAGAGGCTTTTCAAATGTCTGTTCTGTGGAAAAAACTTCACAAGAAAATCCGTTTTTGATGAGCATGtcagaattcacacaggtgagaagcctttcacCTGTATGGTTTGTGGCAAGGGTTTTACTCAAAAAGGTAATTTGACTTCTCACATGGCGCATCACACCGATGAAAGGCCTTTTTCCTGTAACTCGTGTGAAAAgactttcaaaagaaaagattcattaaataaacacatgagAGTTCACACAGATGAGAAGCCACAAGAAAGCACATAA
- the LOC122843851 gene encoding gastrula zinc finger protein XlCGF26.1-like, with protein MFAVRMSSIKLQRELSNEQETPAEETLTEFNATVKKEEEINDWDRLQDLSTLHRADDLQNYIWKEEAPSDQELCKEETDSSLDQKEVGPLQIKEEHQEPGYPWTKEEPLEFCISKQEEQLELKQENEDTSIVSPTHEDKYHIKPEPIVDQVVSQDYNQSELQDCKENPNKNSGSQQDEGLKQNKSHQKTMKRNNCVNNSKRKRDKEARTETAVYSCKVCGEGFSESSNLSQHLKSHKGEKRFQCTCGKSFTKNGNLTAHMRIHTGEKPFSCNTCEKTFRLKHSLNKHMRIHSGVRPFKCLSCGKSFITKPAFDKHVRIHTGEKPFSCTICGKSFIDKGHLTNHLRTHTDEKPFPCSSCEKTFRSKYSLIEHMTVHTGVKPFSCENCGQGFIKKRQLMVHMGSHTGVNPYLCVICGKAFSHSGSLKTHFITHTNEEPFYCVTCGKRFISKTGLTRHMRIHTGENLFKCQFCGKGFTQKSFLDDHVRIHTGEKPFTCVICLKSFGRKVNLTDHMRSHTDEKVFSCNTCEKSYRSKPSLNKHMKIHSGEKPFLCHTCGKSFVTKSECNKHMKIHTGEKPFVCNTCGKSFTASSDCNKHIRIHTGEKPYSCTICGKRFTLKAYLPQHMMSHTNERPFRCNTCEKTFKRKDSLNKHERLHRREAPFVQDLSNNELK; from the exons ATGTTTGCAGTCAGAATGTCTTCAATTAAACTTCAACGAGAGTTGAGCAACGAGCAGGAaactcctgctgaagaaacattGACAGAGTTTAATGCAACCGtaaagaaggaggaagagataAACGATTGGGACAGACTGCAGGATTTGTCCACATTACACCGAGCTG ATGATCTACAGAATTATATTTGGAAAGAAGAGGCTCCCTCTGACCAGGAGCTCTGTAAAGAGGAGACTGATTCCAGTTTGGATCAGAAGGAAGTAGGACCTCTGCAGATAAAAGAAGAGCATCAAGAACCAGGATATCCCTGGACTAAAGAGGAACCATTGGAGTTCTGCATAAGTAAGCAGGAAGAGCAACTTGAACTGAAGCAGGAGAATGAAGATACATCAATAGTGAGTCCAACTCATGAAGACAAGTACCACATTAAACCAGAACCAATTGTGGATCAAGTTGTCTCTCAGGATTATAATCAGTCTGAGCTCCAGGATTGCAAagaaaatcctaataaaaacTCAGGATCACAGCAAGATGAAGGgctgaaacaaaataagagtCATCAGAAAACCATGAAGCGCAACAACTGTGTTAACAATTCAAAACGCAAAAGGGACAAGGAAGCTCGCACAGAAACTGCTGTGTATTCTTGTAAAGTATGTGGTGAGGGTTTTAGTGAAAGTAGTAACTTGTCTCAACACTTGAAAAGTCACAAAGGTGAGAAGCGTTTTCAGTGTacgtgtggaaaaagttttacaaagaatGGAAATTTAACAGcgcacatgagaattcacacaggtgagaagcctttttcCTGTAACACCTgtgaaaaaacattcagattaaaacattcattaaataaacacatgagGATTCACTCTGGTGTGAGGCCATTTAAATGTCTGTCCTGTGGAAAAAGCTTCATCACAAAACCTGCTTTTGATAAACATGTCAGAAtccacacaggtgagaagcctttctcttgtacCATTTGTGGTAAGAGTTTTATTGACAAAGGTCATTTGACTAATCACTTGAGGACTCACACAGATGAAAAACCTTTCCCCTGTAGCTCCTGTGAAAAAACTTTCAGATCTAAATATTCATTAATTGAACACATGACAGTTCACACAGGTGTGAAACCCTTTTCGTGTGAGAACTGTGGACaaggatttattaaaaaacgTCAGTTAATGGTTCACATGGGAAGTCATACAGGTGTGAACCCCTATTTGTGTGTCATCTGTGGGAAAGCGTTCAGCCACAGCGGTAGTTTAAAAACTCACTTCATAACGCACACAAATGAGGagccattttattgtgtgaCGTGTGGAAAACGTTTCATAAGCAAAACCGGTTTAACAcgtcacatgagaattcacacggGTGAGAACCTTTTCAAATGTCAGTTCTGTGGAAAAGGCTTCACTCAGAAATCTTTTCTGGATGACCACGtcagaattcacacaggtgagaagcctttcacATGTGTGATTTGTCTCAAAAGTTTTGGTCGAAAAGTTAATTTGACTGATCACATGAGAAGTCACACAGATGAAAAGGTGTTTTCCTGTAATACTTGTGAAAAAAGTTACAGATCAAAACCGTCATTGaacaaacacatgaaaattcactcaggtgagaagccttttttGTGCCACACCTGTGGAAAAAGCTTTGTTACAAAGTCTGAATGTaataaacacatgaaaattCACACAGGGGAGAAGCCTTTTGTGTGCAACACTTGTGGAAAAAGCTTCACTGCTAGCTCTGATTGCAACAAGCACAttagaattcacacaggtgagaagccttacTCTTGTACCATTTGTGGTAAACGTTTTACTCTAAAAGCTTATTTGCCTCAACACATGATGAGTCACACAAATGAAAGGCCTTTTCGCTGTAATACTTGtgaaaaaactttcaaaagaaaagattcCCTGAATAAACATGAGCGTTTACACAGGCGAGAAGCCCCTTTTGTGCAGGACCTGTCAAACAATGAGCTAAAgtaa
- the LOC122843865 gene encoding gastrula zinc finger protein XlCGF57.1-like — translation MSMFAVEMSSVQLQGESINEQVTPAEESFTEFTGIIVKEEETDDQRKLSPDFSPTPQIILHRTEHQLGHVCKEEDPSDQQLYSQESDPSLHQEEPEPLQMKEEEPEHPLIKEEILEICIGEHEDQLELKQENEDTFMVTPTHEENNHIKPEPMKDQIISQDFNETENQEQEGNHHKDSDLDQDNGLEQNERCQKTIKCKNCVDHSEPKRYRKTQAENSAQHRRSRTDEEAFKCLTCDESFTTNSNINRHRNHTADKHFVCVTCGKRHNQRFLLQVHMRTHTGEKPFKCQSSGKSFPRKEHLAKHTRVHSCGKGFTPTMHLATHMKLHTDERSFPCNTCEKTFKSKQLLTKHMKVHTHVKSISCVTCGKTCSHKHQLMSHIRSHTGEKPFLCVTCGKAFSYSCCLKTHLIVHTRERLYPCQTCGKSFMRKNDLRVHMNSHTGQTRVQCTTCGKYYMDKNSLARHMRNHTGERPFICQSCGKSFTRKVILDQHERIHTGEKPFSCTICGKSFNQKASLSHHMLLHTGEMPFSCNTCGKSFRSKRSLNKHESSHREEALLEKHSATA, via the exons ATGTCGATGTTTGCAGTAGAAATGTCTTCAGTCCAGCTGCAGGGAGAGTCGATCAACGAGCAGGTAACTCCTGCTGAAGAATCATTCACAGAGTTCACTGGAATTATCGTGAAGGAGGAAGAGACGGATGATCAGCGCAAACTTTCCCCGGATTTCTCCCCGACACCTCAGATAATCTTACACAGAACGG aacaCCAACTGGGTCATGTTTGTAAAGAGGAGGATCCCTCTGACCAGCAGCTCTATAGCCAGGAGTCGGATCCCAGTTTGcaccaggaggaaccagaacctctgcagatgaAAGAAGAGGAGCCAGAGCATCCCTTGATTAAAGAGGAAATATTGGAGATCTGCATAGGTGAACATGAAGATCAGCTTGAATTGAAGCAGGAGAATGAAGATACATTTATGGTGACTCCAACTCATGaagaaaataatcacattaaaCCAGAACCAATGAAAGATCAAATCATCTCTCAGGACTTTAATGAAACTGAGAATCAGGAGCAAGAAGGAAACCACCATAAAGACTCAGATTTAGATCAAGACAATGGGCTGGAACAAAATGAGAGATGTCAGAAAACCATAAAGTGTAAAAACTGTGTTGATCATTCAGAACCTAAAAGATACAGGAAAACTCAAGCAGAAAACTCGGCTCAACACAGGAGAAGTCGCACAGATGAGGAGGCTTTCAAATGTCTCACTTGTGATGAAAGCTTCACTACAAACTCTAATATTAACAGGCACAGAAATCACACAGCTGATAAGCATTTTGTATGTGTGACGTGTGGAAAAAGACATAATCAGAGATTCCTGTTACAGGTTCACATGAGGACCCACACAGgtgaaaaacctttcaaatgtcAGTCCTCCGGAAAAAGCTTCCCTAGAAAAGAGCATTTGGCTAaacacaccagagttcactctTGTGGCAAAGGTTTTACTCCAACAATGCATTTGGCCACTCACATGAAGCTTCACACAGATGAAAGGTCTTTTCCCTGTAATACCTgtgagaaaacttttaaaagcaaacaattaTTGACTAAACATATGAAAGTGCACACACATGTGAAATCCATTTCGTGTGTGACCTGTGGCAAAACATGTAGTCACAAAcatcaattaatgagtcacatAAGAagtcacacaggtgagaagccctTTTTgtgtgtgacctgtggaaaagCATTCAGCTATAGTTGTTGCTTAAAAACTCACTTAATAGTTCACACACGTGAGAGACTTTATCCATGTcagacttgtggaaaaagttttatgagaaaaaatgatttaagaGTTCACATGAACTCTCACACAGGTCAGACACGTGTCCAATGTACCACATGTGGAAAATATTATATGGACAAAAATAGTTTAGCACGTCACATGAGAAATCACACAGGTGAGAGACCTTTCATATGTCAGTCGTGTGGAAAAAGCTTTACCCGTAAAGTTATTCTTGATCAGCATGAGAGAATTCACACAGGCGAGAAGCCTTTTTCTTGTACGATTTGTGGCaaaagttttaatcaaaaagCTTCTTTGTCTCATCACATGTTGCTTCACACTGGTGAAATGCCATTTTCCTGCAACACCTGTGGAAAATCCTTCAGATCAAAACGTTCATTGAATAAACATGAGAGTTCACACAGGGAAGAAGCCCTTTTGGAGAAGCATTCAGCAACAGCTTAA